Below is a genomic region from Burkholderia pseudomultivorans.
GATACATGAGGCCGTACCAGCGTACGGCCAGCGGCCCGAGATGGATCGCAACGGGGTCGAAATTCGGGTGAATGATCATGGGTTAGCGATGAAGTTTTCGAATGCGGTGCGGCGCGCCGGCACCGCGCATTGGACGGCGCCCGCGCGTCATCGTTCGCGTCACGCGGCCGCGCACTGCGCGCGCACGACGTCGATGAAGCCAGCCAGCACCGGGCTCACGTCGCCGGTGCGCCAGACGAGGCCCGTCTCGACGACCGGCGCCTCGCCGGCGAGCGGCCGGTACGCGACGCCGGTGCGCCGCAGGTTACGCAGCGACTGCGGCACCAGTGCGACGCCCATGCCGGCCGACACGAGGCTGACGATCGTCTGCATCTGGATCGCCTCCTGGCCGATGCGCGGGGTTTCCCCCGCCGCGCCATAGCAGCCCGTAATGATGTCATAAAAGCCGGGCGCCAAACGTCGCGGGAAGATCACGAGCGGCAGCGCGGCAATCTCGGCGAGCTGCACGGGTTCGTGCTCGGGCGCGTCGGACAGCGCCGCCGGCATCGCCACCACCAGCGGCTCGCGCACGACCGGCAGGTACGACAGTTCGGCCGCGTGGCGCGGCGGCACCGGCGGGATCACGAGCCCCGCGTCGATGCGGCCGGCGACGAGTTCGTCGATCTGCACGTCGCTGGTCGCCTCCGCGAGTTGCAGCCGCACCTGCGGATAGCGCGCGCCGAACGCGCGCAGCAGCGACGGCAGCAGCCCGTAGTCGGCCGTCGACACGAACGCGAGCGCGAGCGAGCCGGCCTCGCCGCGCGCGAGCCGCCTGGCGAGCGGCGGCAGCGCTTCGGCCGCTGCGAGCAGCCGCCGCACGTCGGGCAGCAGCGCCGCGCCGACCGCCGTCAGCGCGACCGAGCGCTTGGTGCGCACGAACAGCGCGACGCCGAGCGCCTCCTCGAGCGCGCGGATCGCCTGCGACAGCGGCGGCTGCGTGATCGACAGCCGCTCGGCCGCGCGGCCGAAATGGCGCTCGTCGGCGACAGTCGCGAAATAGCGCCACTGGCGCAAGTCGGGGACCGGATCGGTCATGCGTCACTCATTCGTAAAACGACCTAATAGGTCACAAATAATATATTGGACAGGCCTTAACCGAAACGCCATTCTTGCTTCATCCGAACCGGCGCACCGGTCGCAGGCGTCCTGCCGGCGTCGCCCCTACAACGATGGAGTCCCCCATGCCGTACAACCGTCGCTCGAAGCACATCACGCAAGGCGTGGCCCGCTCGCCGAACCGCTCGATGTATTACGCCCTCGGCTATCAGGAGGACGATTTCGACAAGCCGATGATCGGCATCGCGAACGGCCACTCGACGATCACGCCTTGCAACTCGGGGCTGCAGCGCCTGTCGGACGCCGCCGTCGCGGCCGTCAAGGCGGCCGACGCGAACCCGCAGATCTTCGGCACGCCGACGATCTCGGACGGCATGTCGATGGGGACCGAAGGGATGAAGTACTCGCTGGTGTCGCGCGAGGTGATCGCCGACTGCATCGAGACCTGCGTGCAGGGCCAGTGGATGGACGGCGTGGTCGTGGTCGGCGGCTGCGACAAGAACATGCCCGGCGGGATGATCGCGCTCGCGCGCCTGAACGTGCCGGGCATCTACGTGTACGGCGGCACGATCCGCCCCGGCAACTGGAAGGGACGCGACCTGACGATCGTGTCGGCGTTCGAGGCCGTCGGCGAGTTCACCGCGGGCCGGATGTCGCAGGAAGACTTCGAAGGGGTCGAGAAGCACGCGTGCCCGACCTCCGGCTCGTGCGGCGGCATGTACACCGCGAACACGATGAGTTCGTCGTTCGAGGCGCTCGGCATGTCGCTGATGTACTCGTCGACGATGGCGAACCCCGATCAGGAAAAGGTCGATTCGGCCGCCGAATCCGCGCGCGTGCTCGTCGAGGCCGTGAAGCGCGACCTGAAGCCGCGCGACATCATCACGAAGCAGTCGATCGAGAACGCGGTGTCGCTGATCATGGCGACCGGCGGCTCGACCAATGCGGTACTGCACTATCTCGCGATCGCGCATGCGGCCGAAGTCGACTGGACCATCGACGATTTCGAGCGGATCCGCAAGCGCGTGCCGGTGATCTGCGACCTGAAGCCGTCCGGCCAGTACGTCGCGACCGACCTGCACCGCGCGGGCGGCATTCCGCAGGTGCTGAAGATCCTGCTCGACGCGGGCCTGCTGCACGGCGACTGCATCACGATCACCGGCCGCACGATCGCCGAAGAGCTGAAGGACGTGCCGTCGGTGCCGCGCGCCGACCAGCAGGTGATCTTCCCGATCGAGCGCGCGCTGTACAAGGAGGGCCATCTCGCGATCCTGAAGGGCAATCTCGCCGAGGACGGCGCGGTCGCGAAGATCACCGGCCTGAAGAACCCGGTGATCACGGGCCCGGCGCGCGTGTTCGACGACGAGCAGAGCGCGATGGACGCGATCCTCGGCGACAAGATCCGCGCGGGCGACGTGCTCGTGCTGCGCTACCTTGGCCCGCAGGGCGGCCCCGGCATGCCGGAAATGCTCGCGCCGACCTCGGCGATCATCGGCAAGGGGCTCGGCGAATCGGTCGGCTTCATCACCGATGGCCGCTTCTCGGGCGGCACCTGGGGGATGGTGGTCGGCCACGTCGCGCCCGAGGCGTTCGTCGGCGGCACGATCGCGCTCGTGCAGGAAGGCGACTCAATCACGATCGACGCGCATAAGCTGCTGCTGCAGCTGAACGTCGACGATGCGGAGCTGGCGCGCCGCCGCGCCGCGTGGAAGCAGCCGGCGCCCCGCTACACGCGCGGCGTGCTCGCGAAATACGCGGCGCTCGCGCGGCCGGCGAACCGCGGCGCGGTGACCGGCTGACCGGCCGCGGCGTCATGCAGCCCCATTTAACGGCGCGCACCGGGGAACGCGCAAAACGCGTTTTCCCTTTGCTTTTATAATGCGCGGACCGTGAAGCCGGCCGTTGCGCCGGCGGAGAACTGCATGAAACAGACGATATTGCGCGCGCTGCTGGCGACGCTGCTGACCGGCAGCGCAGCGGCCGCGCACGCCGAACAGGCCGACGGGCTCGCGCTTGCGCAGCGCAAGAACTGCATGGCGTGCCACGCGGTCGGCAAGCCGTTGATGGGCCCGTCGTTCCACGACATCGCCGGCAAATACGCCGCGCGCAGCGACGCGGGCGACTACCTCGCGCAATCGATCGTGAAGGGCAGCGTCGGCGTCTGGGGCAACGTGCCGATGCCGGCCAATACGCAATTGACGAGCACCGAGGCGCATGCGCTTGCGCAGTGGGTGTTGTCGTTGCGCTGAATCCGTAGCACCTGTCGGGGACGGAACACGTCCCTCGTTCGAACGGCAGGCCGGCCCTCGTCGCCACGCAGGCAAGCCGACTGTCGCCCGCCTTCCCTCTTTTCCGCCGCCGCGCCGCGCGCGCTCAGCCCGAATTCCCGGCCCGCCGCCGCGCGATCTCCTCGTCGACCGCGTCGCGGACCCACTCCATCACTTCCGTTTCGAGCGCCAGCGCCACTTCACGCGTGATCTGGCCGACCAGCCACGCCGAATGGTCGTGCAGCGCGTCGCGGCAACGGGCCTCGATGGTTTCGCGCCCCGCGCCGGTCAGATAGCTCGTCAGACGATTGCGCAGGCGCTCGGCGATATGCTGCGCGTCTTCGGCCGTGAGCGCGGTCGCGGCTTCGGCGGGTTGCGCCGAGTCGGAAATCGGCCTGCCGGCCGGTTCCGAGCCGATGGCCGCATCTCCGGGGCCGGCAACGGTCGCAGGCCCGTCAGCGCCCGATATGGCCGTTTGCGGCACGCCCGACACTGGCTCGAGCGGCGCATGCCCGTGCGCGGCCGTCGGATCGGCATGCGGCGACAGGGCGTCCGCGGCCAGCGCAGACGCGAGCGGCGCGTCCATCGCCGCATGTTCGGCGACGACACGCTGCGCGGCGGCCGGCTCGGCCGGCGCATCGGCGTCGCTGGGGATCGCGGCCTCGGCGCGCGGCGGCCATTCGACCGCCGGCACGTCGGGCGTCGGCACCGGCTCGACCACGACGGTATCGGGGTCGGCTTCGACTTTAGGCGGTACGGGGGGCGCCGCGCCGCCGCCCGGCGCGATCACGTCGGTCAGCACCGGCAGCGCCGCGTCGTCGTGCGGCTGCGGCGCGCCGGCAGCCGGCGGACGCGCGCGGTCGGGATTGCCCGGCACCAGCACGTCGGTCAGCGTCGGGATCGAGGATGATTCGGCTTGTGTCACGGCAGCACTCCGTCGACGGTTTCCGCTAGTGTAGTGGGCAATGCCGGCTCGCAGCGCGGGCGAGGCCGCGCAACGCCGCCTCCAGGTGAAAGCGCGGCGCATCGGTGCCGCCCCGCCTCGGACACCGCGCTAGTCGCCCTGCTTGTAGTTGTTCAGCGCGTAGCCGCGATCGCGGTAGAAGCGGTAGCGCTCGCGCCCCGCGGCCAGTTCGTCCGGCGCATTGCCGACCACTTCGAGCAGGCGCTCGAAGCGTGCGAACTGCGCGGGCACGGCCGCGCCGAGGTTCAGCAGCACATGATGATGCGGCGCGCGGTCGAGGTCGGCCGCCAGCACGATCGGCGTGCCGGCCGCGTGCGCGCTGTCGACGCCGCAATGCGGGATGAAGTCGAGCGGCGAGAACGTCCACAGCCGCTCGTCGAGCGCGCGCAGCCGCGCGGGCTCGGCGAGCACGACGACCGGCTGCCCGGCCTGGTAGGCCTTGCGCAGCAGCCGGCACGCGTACGCGAGCGAATCGCCGACGTTCGAGTGGAAGTCGATCCGCGTCATCGTCCGCGCACCTGCAACAGCTTGCGTGCCGCCATCACTGGCCGGCGCGGTCGATCAGGAACTGCGTGAGCAGCGGCACCGGACGGCCCGTCGCGCCCTTCGCCGCGCCGCTCTTCCACGCGGTGCCGGCGATGTCGAGGTGCGCCCACGGGTACGCCTCGGTGAAGCGCGACAGGAAGCACGCGGCCGTCACGCTGCCGGCCGGACGCCCGCCGATGTTCGCGAGATCCGCGAAATTCGACTTCAGCTGGTCCTGGTACTCGTCGTCGAGCGGCAGGCGCCATGCCGGGTCGTTCGCCTCGCGCGACGCGTCGAGCAGTTCGCCCGCGAGCGCGTCGTCCTTCGAGAACAGCCCGCTGTTGTGATGGCCGAGCGCAATGATGCACGCACCCGTCAGCGTCGCGACGTCGATCACCGCCGCCGGCTTGAAGCGCTCCGCGTAGGTGAGCGCGTCGCACAGGATCAGGCGGCCCTCGGCGTCGGTGTTCAGCACCTCGATCGTCAGGCCCTTCATGCTGGTGACCACGTCGCCCGGCTTCGTCGCGTTGCCGCCCGGCATGTTCTCGCAGGTCGGGATGATCGCGACGACGTTCAGCTTCAGCCCCATCTCGGCGACCGCACGCATCGTGCCGAGCACCGAGCCGGCGCCGCACATGTCGTACTTCATCTCGTCCATGCCCTCGCCCGGCTTCAGCGAGATGCCGCCCGTGTCGAACGTGATGCCCTTGCCGACCAGCACGACCGGCGCGGCCTTCGCGGCGGCGCCCTGGTAGTGCAGCACGATGAACTGCGGCGGCTCGACCGACGCGCGCGCGACCGACAGGAACGAGCCCATCTTCAGCGCCTGGATCTGCTTGAGGCCGAGGACCTCGGCCTTCAGGCCCCAATCCTTCGCGAGCTGCTTCGCGGTGTTGCCGAGATAGGTCGGCGTGCAGACGTTGCCCGGCAGGTTGCCGAGATCGCGCGTCAGGTCCATCCCGTTCGCGAGCGCGACGGCCTGCTTGACTGCGAGCTTCGAAGCCTTTTCGTCCGCCGGATCGACGCTGAACACGACGCGCTTGAGCGTGTGCGACACCGGTTCCGGCTTGCTCTTCATCTGCGTGAAGCGGTAGGTCTCGTTGCGCAGCGCGAGGATCGCCGCGCGCACGCCCCAGTCGGAGCCGCGCTCGTCGACCGGCAGTTGCGCGAGCGTGAAGGTGACCTGGACGACCTTGGTCGCGAGCAGCGCGCGCCATGCGGCCGTCGCCGCGTCGTTATAGGCTTTCTGGTTGAAAGCATCCTGCTTGCCGAGGCCGACCAGCAGCACGCGCGATGCGCCGATGCCCGACACTTCGGGCAGGAACAGCGTCTTGCCGCGCTTGCCGTCCATGTCGCCGGCCTTCACGACGCGCGAAATCAGTCCCTTGGTGGCCGTGTCGATGTCGAGCGCCGCGCCGGACAGCGTCTGCGCCTCGAAGATGCCGAGCACGATGCAGTCGGACTTCCCGGTCAGGAACCCCTTGGCCTCGCCTTTGCTCCAATCACAGCCTTTTATGCTAAAGTCCATCGCGCTTGTCCTCGGATAAAATCTGGGCTAAGGATGAAAGCCGCAATTATCCGCTATTTTTCCCGTGGCGGCGCGAGCGCTCCACCACGCGTGCGCAGCCTCCCGCCCTCTTCTCATCAAGAATGATCTTCGAACGCTCCCTCCAGCGCGAGCTTGCGTATACGGCTGGCGCCGTGTTCATGGTGCTGCTCACGATCATGCTCACGACGATGATGATCCGCATCGTCGGCTATGCCGCGTCCGGCGAAATCGATCCGCGCGACGTGCTCGTGCTGATCGGCCTGACCGTGATCGGCTACCTCGCGGTGATGCTCGTCGTCACGCTGTTCGTGTCGATCCTGTTCGTGCTCACCCGGTGGTACCGGGACTCCGAAATGGTCGTCTGGCTCGCGTCCGGCGTGAGCCTCACGCGCCTGATCAAGCCGATCGGCGTGTTCGCGACGCCGATCATCCTGCTGATCGCGTTCTTCGCGTTCGTCGGCTGGCCGTGGTCGAACCAGCAGAGCAAGATGATCAAGGCGCGCTTCCAGCAGCGCGACGAAATCTCGCTGCTCGCGCCGGGCCAGTTCCGCGAATCGGCGACGAACCATCGCGTGTTCTTCATCGAGAAGATGACACCCGACCAGAGCAAGGTGCAGAACGTGTTCGTGACCTCGACCGAGAACGGCAAGGTCAACGTCGTCGTGTCGCAGACGGGTCACACCGAGACCCGCGACGGCGACCGCTTCGTCGTGCTCGAGAACGGCCGCCGCTACGACGGCACGCCCGGTCAGCCGAACTTCAAGATC
It encodes:
- a CDS encoding LysR substrate-binding domain-containing protein, whose product is MTDPVPDLRQWRYFATVADERHFGRAAERLSITQPPLSQAIRALEEALGVALFVRTKRSVALTAVGAALLPDVRRLLAAAEALPPLARRLARGEAGSLALAFVSTADYGLLPSLLRAFGARYPQVRLQLAEATSDVQIDELVAGRIDAGLVIPPVPPRHAAELSYLPVVREPLVVAMPAALSDAPEHEPVQLAEIAALPLVIFPRRLAPGFYDIITGCYGAAGETPRIGQEAIQMQTIVSLVSAGMGVALVPQSLRNLRRTGVAYRPLAGEAPVVETGLVWRTGDVSPVLAGFIDVVRAQCAAA
- the ilvD gene encoding dihydroxy-acid dehydratase; the encoded protein is MPYNRRSKHITQGVARSPNRSMYYALGYQEDDFDKPMIGIANGHSTITPCNSGLQRLSDAAVAAVKAADANPQIFGTPTISDGMSMGTEGMKYSLVSREVIADCIETCVQGQWMDGVVVVGGCDKNMPGGMIALARLNVPGIYVYGGTIRPGNWKGRDLTIVSAFEAVGEFTAGRMSQEDFEGVEKHACPTSGSCGGMYTANTMSSSFEALGMSLMYSSTMANPDQEKVDSAAESARVLVEAVKRDLKPRDIITKQSIENAVSLIMATGGSTNAVLHYLAIAHAAEVDWTIDDFERIRKRVPVICDLKPSGQYVATDLHRAGGIPQVLKILLDAGLLHGDCITITGRTIAEELKDVPSVPRADQQVIFPIERALYKEGHLAILKGNLAEDGAVAKITGLKNPVITGPARVFDDEQSAMDAILGDKIRAGDVLVLRYLGPQGGPGMPEMLAPTSAIIGKGLGESVGFITDGRFSGGTWGMVVGHVAPEAFVGGTIALVQEGDSITIDAHKLLLQLNVDDAELARRRAAWKQPAPRYTRGVLAKYAALARPANRGAVTG
- a CDS encoding c-type cytochrome translates to MKQTILRALLATLLTGSAAAAHAEQADGLALAQRKNCMACHAVGKPLMGPSFHDIAGKYAARSDAGDYLAQSIVKGSVGVWGNVPMPANTQLTSTEAHALAQWVLSLR
- a CDS encoding DUF2486 family protein, with the protein product MTQAESSSIPTLTDVLVPGNPDRARPPAAGAPQPHDDAALPVLTDVIAPGGGAAPPVPPKVEADPDTVVVEPVPTPDVPAVEWPPRAEAAIPSDADAPAEPAAAQRVVAEHAAMDAPLASALAADALSPHADPTAAHGHAPLEPVSGVPQTAISGADGPATVAGPGDAAIGSEPAGRPISDSAQPAEAATALTAEDAQHIAERLRNRLTSYLTGAGRETIEARCRDALHDHSAWLVGQITREVALALETEVMEWVRDAVDEEIARRRAGNSG
- a CDS encoding DNA polymerase III subunit chi, with protein sequence MTRIDFHSNVGDSLAYACRLLRKAYQAGQPVVVLAEPARLRALDERLWTFSPLDFIPHCGVDSAHAAGTPIVLAADLDRAPHHHVLLNLGAAVPAQFARFERLLEVVGNAPDELAAGRERYRFYRDRGYALNNYKQGD
- a CDS encoding leucyl aminopeptidase, producing the protein MDFSIKGCDWSKGEAKGFLTGKSDCIVLGIFEAQTLSGAALDIDTATKGLISRVVKAGDMDGKRGKTLFLPEVSGIGASRVLLVGLGKQDAFNQKAYNDAATAAWRALLATKVVQVTFTLAQLPVDERGSDWGVRAAILALRNETYRFTQMKSKPEPVSHTLKRVVFSVDPADEKASKLAVKQAVALANGMDLTRDLGNLPGNVCTPTYLGNTAKQLAKDWGLKAEVLGLKQIQALKMGSFLSVARASVEPPQFIVLHYQGAAAKAAPVVLVGKGITFDTGGISLKPGEGMDEMKYDMCGAGSVLGTMRAVAEMGLKLNVVAIIPTCENMPGGNATKPGDVVTSMKGLTIEVLNTDAEGRLILCDALTYAERFKPAAVIDVATLTGACIIALGHHNSGLFSKDDALAGELLDASREANDPAWRLPLDDEYQDQLKSNFADLANIGGRPAGSVTAACFLSRFTEAYPWAHLDIAGTAWKSGAAKGATGRPVPLLTQFLIDRAGQ
- the lptF gene encoding LPS export ABC transporter permease LptF, with the translated sequence MIFERSLQRELAYTAGAVFMVLLTIMLTTMMIRIVGYAASGEIDPRDVLVLIGLTVIGYLAVMLVVTLFVSILFVLTRWYRDSEMVVWLASGVSLTRLIKPIGVFATPIILLIAFFAFVGWPWSNQQSKMIKARFQQRDEISLLAPGQFRESATNHRVFFIEKMTPDQSKVQNVFVTSTENGKVNVVVSQTGHTETRDGDRFVVLENGRRYDGTPGQPNFKIMEFQRYGVKITSTPVVNVPTTNSTPTLDLLRNPTRDNLAEFAWRAGLPLIAINLMVLGIPLAYQNPRRSRTINLVMAVLIYLTYSNLLNVVQAQIEQGKMSFGVGLLGLHLIVAAIVGFIFWLRVRNRPLFTRALFGRSGA